Genomic segment of Anaerobacillus alkaliphilus:
TGATAAGTTATATGTTGAAAAGATCATTACGATATTAGACTCTGAAAATATCTTAGAATATAATAGCATCCTTGCAGCAGATAAAGTAATTGTTGAAACAAACCGCCGACAAATCGAAGTAGCCGATATGTTAGTTATGAATAAGATAGACTTAATTACGAGTTCTAAAAAAGAAAAAATTGAAAAGATGATTAAAAAGCACAATGGCTCATCACCGATTTATTATACTTCCTATAGTGACATTGACGTAGATTCTCTCTATGTCAATTTAAAGCCAGTGAAAAGAAAGACAATGATGATAAGGATTGGGAAAGAAAAAGCTGTACATCACCACCATCATCATAATCAAAACAGTTCTTTTTCAAGAATTAACACAATTTCGATACCTATTAAACAAGTAACTTCTACTAAAGTTATTGAAAAGTTCTTAAAAAAATGGCAGCCTAACTTGCTTCGAGCGAAAGGGTATGTACCTATAAAGGATCAAACACTTCTGATGCAATCAGTGATAAAACGAACAACTTGGGAAGCAACGAATTATGAGGGCGATTATTATCTAGTT
This window contains:
- a CDS encoding CobW family GTP-binding protein; translation: MSRVPVFILSGFLGSGKTTLLKRMLLASHKKGLKPAILMNELGSTDTDGQIISEGSNDILEKLLDGCICCSKKNEVVSCIENLLIQNPDVVFIELTGVANPEEVVDSITEPQLIDKLYVEKIITILDSENILEYNSILAADKVIVETNRRQIEVADMLVMNKIDLITSSKKEKIEKMIKKHNGSSPIYYTSYSDIDVDSLYVNLKPVKRKTMMIRIGKEKAVHHHHHHNQNSSFSRINTISIPIKQVTSTKVIEKFLKKWQPNLLRAKGYVPIKDQTLLMQSVIKRTTWEATNYEGDYYLVLIGINLDEANIKREWEQCLVVK